In one window of Thermus aquaticus DNA:
- the nagA gene encoding N-acetylglucosamine-6-phosphate deacetylase, which produces MALAGLVLTPEGLRPGRLYFSERIEAFEPALVEGPYILPGFIDLHVHGGAGREAMEGEEAVRTLARFHLAHGTTALLPTTVTAPPEEILGALEGIRRAMEAGRGEARILGAHLEGPFISPRRLGAQPPFPREPDLELMAAFLEAAPVRVVTLAPELPGALDLIRFLSSRGVRPQVGHTEASYREALLALEAGATGFTHLYNAMPPLHHRHPGPVGLALERGGHAEAIPDGLHVDPAALRLALKCIPGLYFVSDAVAAAGMPDGLYALGRHRVEKRGEGVWLGESLAGSALTLDQALRNLVAFGLSLEEAARRLSTVPARYLGLRDLGEIAPGKLADLVVLDERLRVLEVYLGGKRAFSAGAPG; this is translated from the coding sequence GTGGCGTTGGCAGGCCTGGTTCTCACGCCCGAAGGCCTAAGGCCGGGCCGCCTCTACTTCTCGGAGCGCATAGAGGCCTTTGAGCCCGCTCTGGTGGAAGGCCCCTACATCCTGCCGGGCTTCATAGACCTCCACGTCCACGGCGGCGCTGGCCGGGAGGCCATGGAAGGGGAGGAGGCCGTGAGAACCCTGGCCCGCTTCCACCTGGCCCACGGGACCACGGCCCTTCTGCCCACCACGGTCACCGCCCCGCCGGAGGAGATCCTTGGGGCCCTGGAGGGGATCCGCCGGGCCATGGAGGCCGGGAGGGGGGAGGCCCGCATCCTGGGGGCCCACCTGGAAGGCCCCTTCATCAGCCCCAGGCGCCTGGGGGCCCAGCCCCCCTTCCCCCGGGAGCCGGACCTGGAGCTCATGGCGGCCTTCCTGGAGGCCGCCCCGGTCCGGGTGGTGACCCTGGCCCCCGAGCTCCCGGGAGCCTTGGACCTCATCCGCTTCCTCTCCTCCCGGGGGGTGCGTCCCCAGGTGGGGCACACCGAGGCCAGCTACCGGGAGGCCCTTCTGGCCCTGGAGGCGGGGGCCACGGGCTTCACCCACCTCTACAACGCCATGCCCCCCCTCCACCACCGCCATCCGGGTCCTGTGGGCCTGGCTCTGGAGCGGGGAGGCCACGCCGAGGCCATCCCCGACGGCCTCCACGTGGACCCCGCCGCCCTGCGCCTGGCCCTTAAGTGCATTCCCGGCCTCTACTTTGTCAGCGACGCCGTGGCCGCCGCCGGGATGCCGGACGGCCTATACGCCCTGGGGCGGCACCGGGTGGAGAAGCGGGGGGAAGGGGTCTGGCTGGGGGAGAGCCTGGCGGGGAGCGCCCTTACCCTGGACCAGGCCCTGAGGAACCTGGTGGCCTTTGGCCTCTCGCTGGAGGAGGCGGCCAGGCGGCTTTCCACGGTGCCCGCCCGCTACCTGGGCCTTAGGGACCTGGGGGAGATCGCCCCGGGGAAGCTGGCCGACCTGGTGGTCCTGGACGAAAGGCTTAGGGTCCTCGAGGTCTACCTAGGCGGGAAGAGGGCCTTCAGCGCCGGCGCACCAGGTTGA
- a CDS encoding DegV family protein — MPTASKTAFVADTTLGLSPEEALEKGIHLVPVQVIHGGRSYRDLLEIGPEEVLALLEKGERLSTSQAAPEDLRATYERLLLDHDRVLSVHLSGKLSGTVATAQAVARAYGGRVQVLDSWSLNGGLWLVLEEARRLLQQGVAWERLEAAVAAYRKRVLGYVLPKTLTYLHRSGRIGGLQRFVGGLLRILPVLLVREGQVEAGPRVRGFMEGMHKIAELFRKDFPEGALVHLAHAGNPEGARALGELLRAEGVEILSVLNAGAAVSVHAGPGTIAFFAGPRR, encoded by the coding sequence ATGCCTACAGCCTCTAAGACCGCCTTCGTGGCCGACACCACCCTGGGCCTTTCTCCCGAAGAGGCCCTGGAGAAGGGCATCCACCTGGTGCCCGTCCAGGTCATCCACGGCGGGCGGAGCTACCGGGACCTCCTGGAAATCGGCCCCGAGGAGGTCCTGGCGCTTCTGGAAAAGGGGGAAAGGCTTTCCACCAGCCAGGCGGCCCCCGAGGACCTCAGGGCCACCTACGAGAGGCTTCTTCTGGACCACGACCGGGTCCTCTCCGTCCACCTCTCGGGAAAGCTCTCGGGAACCGTGGCCACCGCCCAGGCCGTGGCCCGGGCGTACGGGGGCAGGGTCCAGGTCCTGGACTCCTGGTCGCTGAACGGGGGGCTTTGGCTGGTCCTCGAGGAGGCCCGCCGCCTTCTCCAGCAAGGGGTGGCCTGGGAGCGCCTGGAGGCGGCGGTGGCCGCCTACCGAAAAAGGGTTTTGGGCTACGTCCTTCCCAAGACCCTCACCTACCTCCACCGCTCGGGGCGGATCGGGGGGCTCCAACGCTTCGTGGGGGGGCTCTTGCGCATCCTCCCCGTCCTCCTGGTGCGGGAAGGGCAGGTGGAGGCCGGACCCAGGGTGCGAGGCTTTATGGAGGGAATGCACAAGATAGCCGAACTTTTCCGAAAAGATTTCCCCGAAGGAGCCCTGGTCCACCTGGCCCACGCCGGGAACCCGGAGGGGGCCAGGGCGCTAGGGGAGCTCCTCCGGGCGGAAGGCGTGGAGATCCTCTCCGTTCTAAACGCCGGGGCGGCGGTCAGCGTGCACGCCGGCCCCGGGACCATCGCCTTCTTCGCTGGCCCCAGGAGGTGA
- a CDS encoding peroxidase-related enzyme (This protein belongs to a clade of uncharacterized proteins related to peroxidases such as the alkylhydroperoxidase AhpD.) — protein MVISWLRVPEEAELSEEVRALFAHFREKTGFVPNVARAFALSPRFLLWFRYYDTLMRGEGLLSREEREAMAVAISGENRCEYCVASHKRYLKDLTGDPVLPEVLAANPRRAELPPRTRALVDFALKVTHRHFEMTEEDLRPLREVGLSDEAILEAAEVAAMFNFTNRLLNALGFKPNPEYYA, from the coding sequence ATGGTGATCTCCTGGCTCCGGGTGCCGGAGGAAGCGGAGCTTTCCGAGGAGGTGCGGGCCCTTTTCGCCCACTTCCGAGAGAAGACGGGCTTCGTGCCCAACGTGGCCCGGGCCTTTGCCCTGAGCCCCCGCTTCCTCCTCTGGTTTCGGTACTACGACACCCTGATGCGGGGGGAAGGCCTCCTGAGCCGGGAGGAGCGGGAGGCCATGGCGGTGGCCATCAGCGGGGAGAACCGCTGCGAGTACTGCGTGGCCAGCCACAAGCGCTACCTCAAGGACCTCACGGGGGACCCGGTCCTCCCCGAGGTCCTGGCCGCCAACCCCAGGAGGGCGGAGCTTCCCCCAAGGACGCGGGCCCTGGTGGACTTCGCCCTCAAGGTCACCCACAGGCACTTTGAGATGACCGAGGAGGACCTGAGGCCCTTGAGGGAGGTGGGCCTCAGCGACGAGGCCATCCTCGAGGCGGCGGAGGTGGCGGCCATGTTCAACTTCACCAACCGCCTCCTCAATGCCCTGGGCTTCAAGCCCAACCCCGAGTACTACGCATGA
- a CDS encoding gamma-glutamyl-gamma-aminobutyrate hydrolase family protein — protein sequence MRLIGIPTQRRALEGRTFLGLLEPYLEALASQGLAYALIPPQPPEALERLLPHLDGLLLPGGPDVDPAHFGEEPHPDLGEVDPDRDGLELYLARYAAEKGLPTIGVCRGIQVMNVALGGSLHQDLKAAGFPLQHAQKSPPAWGAHGHGARLEGDSPLRGLFPETFRVNSYHHQGLKALGRGLRPMAYAPDGLVEAVVLEGHPLYLGLQWHPELLRAH from the coding sequence ATGCGCCTCATCGGCATCCCCACCCAGCGCCGCGCCCTCGAGGGCCGCACCTTCCTTGGCCTCCTGGAGCCCTACCTCGAGGCCCTGGCCTCCCAGGGCCTGGCCTACGCCCTCATCCCACCCCAGCCCCCGGAGGCCCTGGAGCGCCTCCTCCCCCACCTGGACGGCCTCCTCCTGCCGGGCGGGCCCGACGTGGACCCCGCCCACTTCGGCGAGGAACCCCACCCTGACTTGGGAGAAGTGGACCCGGACCGGGACGGGCTGGAGCTCTACCTGGCCCGCTACGCCGCCGAGAAGGGCCTGCCCACCATCGGCGTCTGCCGGGGGATCCAGGTGATGAACGTGGCCCTTGGGGGAAGCCTCCACCAGGACCTTAAGGCGGCGGGCTTTCCCCTCCAGCACGCCCAGAAGAGCCCACCCGCCTGGGGCGCCCACGGGCACGGGGCCCGCCTCGAGGGAGACAGCCCCTTAAGAGGGCTCTTTCCCGAAACCTTCCGGGTCAACTCCTACCACCACCAGGGCCTCAAGGCCCTGGGCCGGGGCCTGCGCCCGATGGCCTACGCGCCGGACGGCCTGGTGGAGGCCGTGGTCCTGGAGGGCCACCCCCTCTACCTGGGCCTCCAGTGGCACCCCGAGCTCCTTCGGGCCCACTGA
- a CDS encoding DegV family protein has product MRTALVTDSTADLPKPLRERLGVFVVPLYVNLGGRVYRDWEEITPTEIFAKVRSGEAFPTTSQPSPEDFARVYGEALKGADHALSIHISSKLSGTVQSALLAAESFPGRVTVFDSQAASLGVGMMVLRAHELLMAGQGLAEVLKELERIRADHFVRFTVATLEFLKRGGRIGGAQAFLGTLLNIKPILTLKEGRVETAGRARGERKAREEIVKDFRAWATGRGKVRAFFLYSGEEEAVRELKAMILGLGLPVEEALVSELGAVIASHTGPGTYGFYAYSL; this is encoded by the coding sequence ATGAGAACCGCGCTGGTAACCGATTCCACCGCCGACCTACCCAAGCCGCTAAGGGAGCGCCTGGGGGTTTTCGTGGTCCCCCTTTACGTGAACCTGGGAGGCCGGGTCTACCGGGACTGGGAGGAGATCACGCCCACGGAGATCTTCGCCAAGGTGCGCTCGGGGGAGGCCTTCCCCACCACCAGCCAGCCCTCCCCCGAGGACTTCGCCCGGGTCTACGGGGAGGCCCTGAAGGGGGCGGACCACGCCCTCTCCATCCACATCTCCTCCAAGCTCTCGGGCACGGTCCAGTCCGCCCTCCTGGCGGCGGAGAGCTTCCCCGGCCGGGTCACGGTCTTTGACTCCCAGGCCGCCTCCCTGGGCGTCGGCATGATGGTCCTGAGGGCCCACGAGCTTCTTATGGCGGGCCAGGGCCTGGCCGAGGTATTAAAGGAGCTGGAGCGCATCCGGGCCGACCACTTCGTGCGTTTCACCGTGGCCACCCTGGAGTTCCTGAAGCGGGGCGGGCGCATCGGCGGGGCCCAGGCCTTTCTGGGCACCCTCCTCAACATCAAGCCCATCCTCACCCTCAAGGAAGGCCGGGTGGAGACGGCGGGCCGGGCCCGGGGGGAAAGGAAGGCCCGGGAGGAGATCGTGAAGGACTTCCGGGCCTGGGCCACGGGCCGGGGGAAGGTCCGGGCCTTTTTCCTCTACAGCGGTGAGGAGGAGGCCGTGCGGGAGCTCAAGGCCATGATCCTGGGCCTGGGGCTTCCCGTGGAAGAGGCTCTGGTGAGCGAGCTCGGGGCCGTGATCGCCAGCCACACCGGCCCCGGCACCTACGGGTTTTATGCCTACAGCCTCTAA
- a CDS encoding TRAP transporter substrate-binding protein: protein MKRILAGLLAFSLGALAQTWNMATPYPPANFHTQNILQFVKEVEEATGGRIKVTVHPGGSLFPHPQILPAVRNGQVQMGEVLMSLLANENPIFNLDSIPFVATSYEEAWRLYQAQRPEVEKWLLQRGVVFLYSVPWPPQGLYTKKPVNSAQDLKGLRFRAYNPATARLAELLGMAPVQVEAADIPQAFATGIVEAMITSPVTGVDSQAWDFARYFYDIKAWIPKNMVVIGRRAFESLSSQDREALLQAARRAEERGWKLSQEQEAKALQTLAAKGMQVVKPSPQLMADLKKVGQTMILEWQRQVGATGVKVYRQYLGR from the coding sequence ATGAAGCGGATTCTGGCAGGGCTTCTGGCGTTTTCCCTTGGCGCTTTGGCCCAGACCTGGAACATGGCCACCCCCTACCCCCCGGCCAACTTCCACACCCAGAACATCCTGCAGTTCGTCAAGGAGGTGGAGGAGGCCACGGGGGGAAGGATTAAGGTGACGGTCCACCCGGGGGGTTCCCTCTTCCCCCATCCCCAGATCCTGCCGGCGGTGCGGAACGGCCAGGTGCAGATGGGGGAGGTGCTCATGTCCCTCCTGGCCAACGAGAACCCCATCTTCAACCTGGACTCCATTCCCTTTGTGGCCACCAGCTACGAGGAAGCCTGGCGCCTCTACCAAGCCCAGCGCCCGGAGGTGGAGAAGTGGCTCCTGCAGCGGGGCGTGGTCTTCCTTTACTCCGTCCCCTGGCCCCCCCAGGGGCTCTACACCAAGAAGCCGGTGAACAGCGCCCAGGACCTCAAGGGCCTCCGCTTCCGGGCCTATAACCCGGCCACGGCCCGCCTTGCGGAGCTCCTGGGCATGGCGCCCGTCCAGGTGGAGGCGGCGGATATCCCCCAGGCCTTCGCCACGGGCATCGTGGAGGCCATGATCACCTCCCCCGTAACCGGGGTGGACAGCCAGGCCTGGGACTTCGCCCGCTACTTCTACGACATCAAGGCCTGGATTCCCAAGAACATGGTGGTCATCGGCCGCCGGGCCTTTGAAAGCCTTTCCTCCCAGGACCGGGAAGCCCTTCTGCAGGCGGCCCGAAGGGCCGAGGAAAGGGGCTGGAAACTGTCCCAGGAGCAAGAGGCCAAGGCCCTCCAGACCCTGGCCGCCAAGGGCATGCAGGTGGTCAAGCCCTCGCCCCAGCTCATGGCCGACCTCAAGAAGGTGGGGCAGACCATGATCCTGGAATGGCAGCGGCAGGTGGGGGCCACCGGGGTCAAGGTCTACCGGCAGTACCTGGGGCGATGA
- a CDS encoding ABC transporter ATP-binding protein — protein sequence MSFLAFRNLSVAFGSYVAVDGVDLSVREGEFVSLVGPTGCGKSTLLNVAAGLLSPTQGQVLLEGKPLEGLNPVAGYLFQQDAILPWKTALDNVALPLVFRGMGWREARERARVWLEKVGLGRFPRHFPHQLSGGMRKRVGLAQVLIANPRLLLMDEPFSALDVQTRQLMENELLRLWQEDRKTVLFVTHDLEEAIALADRVVVLSAGPRSRPIGEFPIPLPRPRDVAEIRLTPEFLRLHREIWDLLRGEVMRAHAGA from the coding sequence ATGAGCTTCCTGGCCTTCCGCAACCTGAGCGTGGCCTTCGGGAGCTACGTGGCCGTGGATGGGGTGGACCTCTCCGTGCGGGAGGGGGAGTTCGTGAGCCTGGTGGGCCCCACGGGCTGCGGCAAGAGCACCCTCCTCAACGTGGCCGCCGGGCTTCTTTCCCCCACCCAAGGCCAGGTCCTCTTGGAGGGGAAGCCCCTCGAGGGCCTGAACCCCGTGGCGGGCTACCTCTTCCAGCAAGACGCCATCCTCCCCTGGAAGACGGCCCTGGACAACGTGGCCCTGCCCCTGGTCTTCCGGGGGATGGGGTGGCGGGAGGCCCGGGAGAGGGCCCGGGTCTGGCTGGAGAAGGTGGGGCTTGGCCGGTTTCCACGCCACTTTCCCCACCAGCTTTCCGGCGGGATGCGCAAGCGGGTGGGCCTGGCCCAAGTCCTAATCGCCAACCCCCGCCTCCTCCTCATGGACGAGCCCTTCTCGGCCCTGGACGTGCAGACCCGGCAGCTGATGGAAAACGAGCTTCTGCGCCTGTGGCAGGAGGACCGCAAGACGGTCCTCTTTGTCACCCACGACCTGGAGGAGGCCATCGCCCTGGCCGACAGGGTGGTGGTCCTTTCCGCGGGGCCTCGCTCAAGGCCCATCGGGGAGTTTCCTATCCCCTTACCTAGGCCCCGCGATGTGGCCGAGATCCGGCTTACCCCGGAGTTTTTGCGCCTGCACCGGGAGATCTGGGACCTGCTGAGGGGGGAGGTGATGCGGGCCCATGCGGGGGCTTAG
- a CDS encoding ABC transporter substrate-binding protein: MRRMLAVLLVLLAFGLAQTRVVLGVGGKTAMVYLPLTVVERLGYFKDEGLDVVIQDLGAGARALQALIGGSVEVVMGFYDHTIQMQAQGRDIVAFVQVGRYPAIVLGVRSDLADQIRTVADLKGRRVGVTAPGSSTHFFLNYLLVKNGLKPTDVSVIGVSVGAQAVAAVQNKQVEAISNVEPAITLLEERGLLKVLADTRSTKGTREVLGGEYPAAVLYTTRAWLDKNPETAQKLVNAMVRGLKWMQGKTPEEIAAVLPEEYFLGDRALYLKVLKNSLESFSPNGRFSDTAPLRPLTVLSAFDPNVARARIDLKRTYTNAFVDRALRTLK, from the coding sequence ATGAGGCGGATGCTGGCGGTTTTGCTGGTCCTTTTGGCGTTTGGCCTGGCCCAGACCCGGGTGGTCCTGGGCGTGGGGGGGAAGACGGCGATGGTCTACCTGCCCCTCACCGTGGTGGAGCGTCTGGGCTACTTCAAGGACGAGGGCCTGGACGTGGTGATCCAGGACCTAGGGGCCGGGGCCCGGGCCCTCCAGGCCTTGATCGGAGGAAGCGTGGAGGTGGTCATGGGCTTCTACGACCACACCATCCAGATGCAGGCCCAGGGCCGGGACATCGTGGCCTTCGTCCAGGTGGGCCGGTACCCCGCCATCGTCCTTGGGGTCAGGTCAGACCTGGCGGACCAGATCCGGACGGTGGCCGACCTGAAGGGCCGTAGGGTGGGCGTCACAGCCCCCGGGAGCTCCACCCACTTCTTCCTCAACTACCTCCTGGTGAAAAACGGCCTCAAGCCCACCGATGTCTCCGTCATCGGCGTATCCGTGGGGGCGCAGGCGGTGGCGGCGGTTCAGAACAAGCAGGTGGAGGCCATTTCCAACGTGGAGCCCGCCATCACCCTTCTGGAGGAGCGGGGTCTTTTGAAGGTCCTGGCCGACACCCGGTCCACCAAGGGGACCCGGGAGGTCTTAGGCGGCGAGTACCCGGCCGCCGTTCTCTACACCACCCGGGCCTGGCTGGACAAAAACCCGGAGACCGCCCAGAAGCTGGTGAACGCCATGGTGCGGGGCCTCAAGTGGATGCAGGGTAAGACCCCGGAGGAGATCGCGGCGGTCCTCCCCGAGGAGTACTTCCTAGGGGATCGGGCCCTGTACCTGAAGGTCTTGAAGAACTCCCTGGAGTCTTTCTCTCCCAACGGCCGCTTTAGCGACACCGCCCCCCTTAGGCCCCTTACCGTGCTCTCGGCTTTTGACCCCAACGTGGCCCGGGCCAGGATTGACCTCAAGCGCACCTACACCAACGCCTTCGTGGACCGGGCCCTGAGGACGCTAAAGTGA
- a CDS encoding fatty acid desaturase, giving the protein MNKVEPKDWIPLIKPYAKPNTWRSLRQVADTLLPLLGLFYLAHLSLNYSLLLTLALDFAAALFLVRLFILQHDAGHGSFFPKKWMNDLLGFFTGVLTLVPYHHWQLSHARHHATSGNLNKRGVGDIYTMTLQEYLDATPWQRLAYRVYRNPFVMFFIGPIYVFMLSYRLPLGYGSEKPSVRNSVALTNLFLVLLLVGIYLAFGLKTLLLVYLPIQYFAGMVGIFLFYVQHQFEDAYWEHDPRWEYLKAAMEGSTYLKLPKVLQWLTGNIGFHHIHHLAPKIPNYHLPKVQEEVDLVKVAPTVTLKDAFKIAFADMHLHDEESRKLVGFKEAARRLRERKRLSGGSAARR; this is encoded by the coding sequence ATGAACAAAGTAGAACCCAAGGACTGGATCCCCCTTATAAAGCCCTACGCCAAACCCAACACCTGGCGAAGTCTCCGCCAGGTGGCGGACACGCTTCTCCCCCTTTTGGGCCTCTTCTACCTGGCCCACCTTTCCCTCAACTACTCCCTCCTCCTCACCCTGGCCCTGGACTTCGCGGCCGCCCTCTTCCTGGTCCGGCTCTTCATCCTGCAGCACGATGCCGGGCACGGCTCCTTCTTCCCCAAAAAGTGGATGAACGACCTCCTGGGCTTCTTCACCGGGGTCCTGACCCTGGTGCCCTACCATCACTGGCAGCTTTCCCACGCCCGGCACCACGCCACCAGCGGCAACCTGAACAAGCGGGGGGTGGGGGATATCTACACCATGACCCTTCAGGAGTACCTAGACGCCACCCCCTGGCAGCGCCTCGCCTACCGGGTCTACCGCAACCCCTTCGTGATGTTCTTCATTGGGCCCATCTACGTCTTCATGCTCTCCTACCGCCTGCCCTTGGGCTATGGCTCGGAAAAGCCCTCGGTGCGCAACTCCGTGGCCCTCACCAACCTCTTTTTGGTCCTCCTCCTGGTGGGCATCTACCTGGCCTTCGGCCTGAAGACCCTCCTTTTGGTCTACCTGCCCATCCAGTACTTCGCCGGGATGGTGGGCATCTTCCTCTTTTACGTGCAGCACCAGTTTGAGGACGCCTACTGGGAGCACGACCCCCGCTGGGAGTACCTGAAGGCAGCCATGGAGGGGAGCACCTACCTGAAGCTTCCCAAGGTCCTCCAGTGGCTCACCGGCAACATCGGCTTCCACCACATCCACCACCTGGCCCCCAAGATCCCCAACTACCACCTGCCCAAGGTGCAGGAGGAGGTGGACCTGGTGAAGGTGGCCCCCACCGTGACCCTGAAGGACGCTTTCAAGATCGCCTTCGCCGACATGCACCTCCACGACGAGGAGTCCAGGAAGCTCGTGGGCTTCAAGGAGGCCGCCAGGCGCCTAAGGGAGAGAAAGCGCCTCAGTGGCGGAAGTGCCGCACGCCGGTGA
- the dtd gene encoding D-aminoacyl-tRNA deacylase: MRAVVQRVSEAFVEVEGEVVGRIGLGLLVLLGVGQKDTQEDVHYLARKIVHLRIFPDAMGKMNLSLLDVGGEVLLVSQFTLYADTRKGHRPSFVQAAPPEVGRRLYEAAIEAFLAQGVHVETGVYGAHMRVHLVNDGPVTLLLDSEDRLKPR, encoded by the coding sequence ATGCGGGCCGTGGTGCAGAGGGTCAGCGAGGCCTTTGTGGAGGTGGAGGGGGAGGTGGTGGGCCGGATCGGCCTGGGGCTATTGGTCCTCCTGGGCGTGGGGCAGAAGGACACCCAGGAGGACGTCCACTACCTGGCCCGGAAGATCGTCCACCTGCGCATCTTCCCCGACGCCATGGGGAAGATGAACCTCTCCCTCCTGGACGTGGGGGGCGAGGTGCTTTTGGTCAGCCAGTTCACCCTCTACGCCGACACCCGCAAGGGCCACCGCCCCTCCTTCGTCCAGGCCGCCCCGCCCGAGGTGGGCAGGCGCCTCTATGAAGCGGCCATTGAGGCCTTTTTGGCCCAGGGGGTCCACGTGGAAACCGGGGTCTACGGGGCCCACATGCGGGTGCACCTGGTCAACGACGGTCCCGTGACCCTTCTCCTGGACTCGGAGGACCGCCTTAAGCCCCGCTAG
- a CDS encoding cyclase family protein, with translation MCAPLVMETVARSLSRRSFLASSLTALAGAALAQAAVPGKAFSQAVDLTHELSPEIPLFPGAEPMRITTLVTVRQNGYYGNRLDLWEHSGTHMDAPAHFVEGAPTAEKLPLSALIAPLAVIHIHEKAAKDPDAQVTVDDILAYERQYGRLPKGALVAMHSGWESRWRDPKAFLNQDASGTLHFPGFSPEAAAFLVREREIVGIGVDTLSLDFGPSKDFKTHVTVLGAGKYGLENLANLAQVPPSGALIFVGGPKHKGASGGPVRAVAVW, from the coding sequence ATGTGCGCGCCCCTGGTGATGGAGACGGTGGCCCGTTCCCTTTCCCGGAGGAGCTTTCTAGCCTCGAGCCTGACGGCCCTGGCCGGCGCCGCCCTGGCCCAGGCGGCGGTCCCGGGCAAGGCCTTCTCCCAGGCCGTGGACCTCACCCACGAGCTCTCCCCGGAGATCCCCCTCTTCCCCGGGGCCGAGCCCATGCGCATCACCACCCTGGTCACCGTGCGCCAAAACGGCTACTACGGCAACCGCCTGGACCTCTGGGAGCACTCCGGCACCCACATGGACGCCCCGGCCCACTTCGTGGAGGGGGCCCCCACGGCGGAGAAGCTTCCCCTAAGCGCCCTCATCGCTCCCCTGGCCGTCATCCACATCCACGAGAAGGCGGCCAAGGACCCCGACGCCCAGGTGACCGTAGACGACATCCTGGCCTACGAAAGGCAGTACGGCCGCCTGCCCAAGGGGGCTCTGGTGGCCATGCACTCGGGCTGGGAGAGCCGGTGGCGGGACCCCAAGGCCTTCCTCAACCAGGACGCCTCGGGCACCCTCCACTTCCCCGGCTTCTCCCCCGAGGCGGCGGCCTTTTTGGTGCGGGAGCGGGAGATCGTGGGCATCGGGGTGGACACCCTTTCCCTGGACTTTGGCCCCTCCAAGGACTTCAAGACCCACGTCACCGTCCTGGGGGCGGGGAAGTACGGCCTGGAGAACCTGGCCAACCTGGCCCAGGTGCCCCCTTCGGGTGCCCTCATCTTTGTGGGAGGCCCCAAGCACAAGGGCGCCTCGGGCGGGCCGGTGCGGGCGGTGGCTGTATGGTGA
- a CDS encoding ABC transporter permease: protein MRGLRVRLWQAGLLLAFLGLWEWASRTGRIDPFFFSKPSDILARVWRWFATGEVYPHLYVTSVEMLLAFFFGTFFGVLMGLWLALSPGVALVLDPYVKALNAIPRVVLAPIFTLWFGLGILSKVALGVTLVFFVTFFNTYQGVKEVSPVVLNNARLLGAKRGHLLRHIYLPAAASWIFSSLRTSIGFAVIGAVVGEYLGSAAGLGYLIAQAEGVFDTTGVFAGMVVLMVFVLVLDALVGALERRLLVWRPRAEGGEA from the coding sequence ATGCGGGGGCTTAGGGTGCGTCTTTGGCAGGCGGGGCTGCTCCTCGCCTTCCTGGGCCTTTGGGAGTGGGCCTCGAGGACCGGCCGCATAGACCCCTTCTTCTTCTCCAAGCCTTCGGACATCCTGGCCCGGGTGTGGCGCTGGTTCGCCACCGGGGAGGTCTACCCCCACCTCTACGTGACCTCGGTGGAGATGCTTTTGGCCTTTTTCTTCGGCACCTTCTTCGGGGTCCTCATGGGGCTTTGGCTGGCCCTATCCCCTGGTGTGGCCCTAGTCCTGGACCCCTACGTGAAGGCCCTCAACGCCATTCCCCGGGTGGTCCTGGCCCCCATCTTCACCCTCTGGTTTGGCCTGGGCATCCTTTCCAAGGTGGCCTTAGGGGTGACCCTGGTCTTCTTCGTGACCTTCTTCAACACCTACCAGGGGGTGAAGGAGGTGAGCCCCGTGGTCCTCAACAACGCCAGGCTCCTCGGGGCCAAGCGGGGCCACCTCCTCCGCCACATCTACCTGCCTGCGGCCGCCAGCTGGATCTTCAGCTCCTTGAGGACCTCCATCGGCTTCGCCGTCATCGGCGCCGTGGTGGGGGAGTACCTGGGGAGCGCCGCCGGGCTCGGCTACCTTATCGCCCAGGCGGAAGGGGTCTTTGACACCACTGGGGTCTTCGCCGGAATGGTGGTCCTGATGGTCTTCGTCCTGGTTTTGGATGCCCTGGTGGGCGCCTTGGAGAGGCGGCTTCTCGTCTGGCGCCCCCGGGCTGAAGGAGGTGAGGCATGA
- a CDS encoding TRAP transporter small permease subunit: MRALERALAALYRLAEELALLLGLFILLVILAQVVGRFVGFVVPSALELAGFATAGLVFLGLAPTLRAGGHVRVQLLWERLPPRGRAWVERLSLGLGLLAALYAAWALWAKMGESLRFGDLAPGLLPLPLWIPLGVVAFGASVFALALLEALLKAFRGGR; the protein is encoded by the coding sequence ATGAGGGCGCTGGAGCGGGCCCTGGCGGCCCTCTACCGCCTGGCCGAGGAGCTTGCCCTCCTCCTCGGCCTCTTCATCCTCCTGGTGATCCTGGCCCAGGTGGTGGGGCGCTTTGTGGGCTTCGTGGTGCCTTCGGCCTTGGAGCTGGCGGGCTTCGCCACCGCGGGGCTTGTCTTTCTGGGCCTGGCCCCCACGCTGAGGGCAGGCGGGCATGTGCGGGTCCAGCTCCTCTGGGAGAGGCTTCCCCCTAGGGGCCGGGCTTGGGTGGAGCGCCTGAGCCTTGGCCTGGGGCTTTTGGCCGCCCTTTACGCCGCCTGGGCCCTTTGGGCCAAGATGGGGGAGAGCCTGCGCTTTGGGGACCTGGCCCCGGGCCTCCTTCCCCTACCCCTCTGGATTCCCCTGGGCGTGGTGGCCTTCGGGGCCAGCGTTTTCGCTCTGGCCCTTCTGGAGGCCCTTCTAAAGGCCTTCCGGGGGGGAAGGTGA